The following coding sequences are from one Salvia hispanica cultivar TCC Black 2014 chromosome 3, UniMelb_Shisp_WGS_1.0, whole genome shotgun sequence window:
- the LOC125209666 gene encoding putative disease resistance protein At1g50180, with amino-acid sequence MAGVGKTNFAKKVFDDPAIKRHFGLRAWVRVGRKCEYNEILRSILAQVDHTTYDQMVTQGDNDDNKKLLGLLGKRLKDKKCLIVMDDVWEWDTRVLDKYIDESNVRVLLTSRQRLEELEDPTSKGILCLLDDEESKKLLGAKIFGEKGFPLHLEELG; translated from the coding sequence ATGGCAGGGGTTGGAAAGACCAATTTTGCAAAGAAAGTATTTGACGATCCAGCGATTAAGAGACATTTCGGGCTTCGAGCATGGGTGAGAGTGGGCAGAAAGTGTGAATACAATGAAATATTACGAAGCATTCTAGCTCAAGTGGATCATACAACTTACGACCAGATGGTCACCCAAGGAGACAATGATGACAACAAGAAATTACTTGGACTTTTGGGGAAAAGATTGAAGGATAAGAAATGCCTCATCGTGATGGATGATGTATGGGAATGGGATACACGAGTATTGGATAAGTATATAGATGAGAGTAATGTCCGAGTCTTGCTTACAAGTAGGCAAAGACTTGAAGAATTGGAGGATCCTACTTCGAAGGGTATATTATGCTTGTTGGATGACGAAGAAAGTAAGAAATTACTGGGTGCAAAAATATTCGGTGAAAAGGGTTTCCCTCTTCACCTTGAAGAACTGGGCTAG